In Aedes albopictus strain Foshan chromosome 3, AalbF5, whole genome shotgun sequence, the following are encoded in one genomic region:
- the LOC109431575 gene encoding titin isoform X2 yields MEIIPNSYIARVVLAYLYEEKLNQTANEFCKASPYLREEREFVKKGFRPATCISLKLTALFREYGEIQQKVDQFVERHGVELDIQPDLPLVKKVDRVLTLVKQLRHGRKSLDDGAKKEFRKSAVGAAKRKRGAPSPHPSLSSSTPEVGEPQQKRVCLNAAPAFIVLNDSGRNLSNLSHISPIEDRGDDSTQESGREDDGEEEDGQDKGEAEEDPLDVRKFPSIDLFSQTLLENENYPEKIADLINKGLESSMSTQTDPKEGTSVVREEPPVKEVVVVESEPKTQECQSFNFNFDELISNIVNSAVKDPVFDDILDDISSKAVKTQNGNEEDETTTTPPPETPLKDRLRKTCRKNYNPASAKRSTKKVKVISDVPYYGGIPEGLDVEKSQPAAVTVVKVEPAAPVSESSNIPPETTIVPTEVQPAADQPVPMTSTTQFYVIQPDNTTKLVDINQLQFPAQQSVTSLTDSFGASQPSSTLIPITGTGIPEQTYFINVPSCYLESNNQLPVYFNAYPSSALEPSVSNPTVSYVAEPSPDKFLIFPSSSSETSIISTTANAFVTTSAVSSSYTSTATTTAINRICSSFVPVIPKPEVVPPTTETAVEMIPKVEVRATPQHNFILNTKVRSNSTPSRKASHIRILNFHTPAKQSPLATGTSARVSTPGSAPPSVDARPSRIPALAVERLNPILETSIKQEPSKTPEKLIEDIKPASGPALNPNSVSNTPRVAKDPRTCVRVLSRSTSEEATATTLEEAPKPMVEIPSQAVEEVQRKIPPPRILINDSEMEEWRRIRSVSKSNFDQHLRLMEEQRLQKTTKTPASKRRKKPTVKKAVKRKVTPVSPDEPITTPAKEDESLESMDRTDNSITEIHAQMLEDALASTKKPETEKSPTKTPTKGKTPAKEVDEDDKKQGSKIYVKITPRKKTPAKVSPKRRLSKGEKSAKKRRTSSPRKRQVVEKEEVKETEVVAVVEDKVVVVEVVEKTTVVEVKQIKEPESIEEVAPVPEPIPEPKSEAQPEPEPETPVKVDESSLSQVEETPPEPVPKPVKDHPKLLAKKSSAEYVRKEQEQSASAANTTSDSLETPPEKAPSVTAVDCSFGTSLFLETPFKADLASIPITPRFLMPNQIENTPLVKIVREGMEANSSIKKSGDIHTPNFPITPGLISTPKSINSVSPHSVGGTGGFSSRRTDYSSGSSYYKPDESEDLDKNIEAMLHGERRKQQPEVGEVSLEKQMEEEPPPQPEVAPNPESSPQKDEDHEANVSVSSSDSSSSSGSSSESSSSDASSPENTPVKEQPVFSMPSPVKTSTLYLNAAEARRQQQAELEAKKQRTIARMKNAKPAPLKKTERKFVAPPGFKSRKVIVARKEPVPKVAPPPVPPMRLAPSASSKRKNPTPRKVVLLEKILPVIPKKHSPKRKPEVIRKSPRSLIPITEQDVQRILTPRKDQIIEGTYESENLSRLRCTPDIPDLDPDRKPVYAFQSPERVVIAESDKSKGTPDSNKENLSLEEAKAPDPPQQVPKPEVMSESEDDEDFAYNECSMGSCYDDSECKSFVRLEYNDKKGQTSGRRSVEVLPMKKFNIVMEDRRICLETQDPILLFEESPKKLSSPAASPLKKDSFSKTSRSGSAKKSTKSSSKPLEPPAPVTSVPSTPSIKAKIKVVSGFVRDSSRPRSNIRAAARLQAAKQFRQQQQQREALAAAAVRKQKPDVVPSVLVGKSKTKPVPAASSVEESSAAASKELP; encoded by the coding sequence TGGACCAATTCGTGGAAAGGCACGGTGTGGAGTTGGACATCCAGCCGGATCTGCCGCTGGTTAAAAAGGTGGATCGCGTTCTGACGCTCGTGAAGCAACTGCGTCACGGTAGGAAATCTCTCGATGACGGGGCCAAAAAGGAGTTCCGAAAGTCGGCAGTGGGCGCCGCCAAGCGGAAGCGAGGTGCCCCATCGCCACATCCGTCGCTTTCGAGCAGCACACCGGAAGTGGGCGAGCCGCAGCAGAAGCGAGTGTGCCTTAATGCGGCGCCTGCGTTCATCGTGTTGAATGATAGCGGCAGGAATCTGTCCAATTTGTCGCATATATCGCCGATCGAGGATAGGGGAGACGATAGTACGCAGGAATCCGGTCGGGAGGATGACGGGGAGGAGGAGGACGGACAGGACAAGGGAGAGGCAGAAGAGGATCCGCTGGACGTGAGGAAGTTTCCTTCGATTGATTTGTTTTCCCAGACGCTTTTGGAGAATGAGAACTATCCGGAGAAGATTGCAGATTTGATTAACAAGGGACTGGAATCGTCTATGAGTACCCAAACGGATCCTAAGGAAGGTACAAGTGTCGTTAGAGAAGAGCCACCGGTtaaggaggtggtggtggtggagaGCGAACCCAAGACTCAAGAATGTCAATCGTTCAATTTCAATTTTGACGAGTTGATCTCGAATATTGTGAACAGTGCTGTGAAAGATCCGGTCTTCGATGATATTCTGGACGATATCAGCAGTAAGGCAGTCAAGACGCAGAACGGAAACGAAGAGGATGAAACGACGACGACTCCTCCACCGGAGACGCCGTTGAAAGATAGACTTCGGAAAACCTGCAGAAAGAACTACAACCCAGCTTCAGCGAAGCGATCTACTAAAAAGGTGAAGGTCATTTCGGATGTTCCGTactatggaggaatcccggaagggttGGACGTGGAGAAATCTCAGCCAGCAGCGGTGACTGTTGTGAAGGTTGAACCAGCTGCGCCGGTTTCGGAAAGCTCGAATATACCACCGGAAACGACGATCGTTCCGACGGAAGTTCAACCTGCAGCCGATCAACCTGTCCCTATGACTTCAACCACCCAATTCTACGTTATTCAACCGGACAACACTACCAAGTTGGTCGATATCAACCAGTTGCAGTTCCCCGCGCAGCAATCAGTGACCAGCCTGACGGATTCATTTGGAGCGTCACAACCGTCAAGCACTTTAATTCCCATCACCGGAACCGGTATTCCGGAACAAACCTATTTCATCAATGTTCCGAGTTGTTATCTCGAGTCGAATAATCAGCTTCCGGTATATTTCAACGCTTACCCGTCTTCGGCGCTAGAGCCATCCGTAAGCAATCCGACCGTCTCCTATGTGGCCGAACCTAGTCCCGATAAGTTCCTTATATTTCCATCCTCTTCCTCGGAGACCTCAATCATCAGTACTACGGCGAACGCTTTCGTTACCACGTCAGCCGTTAGCAGCTCGTATACATCAACCGCGACAACTACCGCCATCAACCGAATCTGTTCGTCGTTTGTTCCTGTGATTCCCAAACCGGAAGTCGTCCCCCCAACTACCGAAACCGCTGTCGAGATGATTCCCAAAGTGGAAGTCCGCGCCACTCCTCAGCACAATTTCATCCTGAACACCAAAGTCCGCAGCAACTCCACTCCCAGTCGCAAAGCATCTCACATCCGGATTCTGAATTTCCACACACCTGCCAAACAATCGCCCTTGGCAACTGGAACTTCCGCCCGGGTGTCAACTCCCGGTTCTGCCCCTCCGTCAGTCGATGCGCGACCCAGTCGTATCCCAGCTCTGGCGGTGGAGCGCCTCAATCCCATCCTCGAGACCAGCATCAAACAGGAACcatccaaaacccccgaaaagctGATCGAAGACATCAAGCCCGCTTCCGGTCCTGCTCTGAATCCGAACTCCGTCTCAAACACGCCTCGCGTAGCCAAAGATCCTCGAACGTGCGTCCGTGTTTTGTCTCGATCGACCAGCGAGGAAGCCACGGCCACGACCCTCGAGGAAGCCCCCAAACCCATGGTCGAAATTCCCTCCCAAGCCGTGGAGGAAGTGCAGCGGAAGATTCCCCCGCCTCGGATACTGATCAACGACTCGGAAATGGAAGAATGGCGCCGGATCCGGTCGGTGTCCAAGTCCAACTTCGATCAGCATCTGCGACTGATGGAGGAACAACGGCTGCAGAAAACCACTAAGACACCGGCTTCGAAGCGGCGCAAGAAACCGACTGTCAAAAAAGCGGTCAAGCGGAAGGTCACTCCAGTTTCCCCGGATGAACCGATCACGACGCCGGCCAAGGAGGACGAATCGCTGGAGTCGATGGATAGAACCGATAATAGTATTACCGAAATCCACGCGCAGATGCTGGAGGACGCACTGGCCTCGACGAAGAAACCGGAAACGGAAAAGTCTCCCACCAAAACGCCGACCAAGGGGAAAACTCCGGCTAAAGAAGTCGACGAGGATGACAAAAAACAGGGAAGCAAGATCTACGTCAAAATCACTCCTAGAAAGAAAACTCCGGCCAAGGTGAGTCCGAAACGGAGGTTGTCCAAGGGGGAGAAATCGGCGAAAAAACGGAGGACGAGTAGTCCACGGAAGAGGCAAGTGGTTGAGAAGGAGGAAGTGAAGGAAACGGAAGTGGTAGCCGTGGTGGAGGATAAGGTGGTGGTGGTTGAAGTGGTTGAGAAGACTACGGTGGTGGAAGTGAAACAGATCAAGGAACCGGAATCGATCGAAGAGGTTGCACCAGTGCCGGAACCAATACCCGAGCCAAAATCAGAAGCACAACCGGAACCAGAACCGGAAACACCGGTTAAAGTAGATGAAAGTTCCTTATCTCAAGTGGAGGAGACACCCCCGGAACCGGTGCCAAAACCTGTGAAAGATCATCCAAAACTTCTGGCAAAGAAATCCAGCGCAGAATATGTCCGTAAGGAGCAAGAGCAATCGGCTTCTGCAGCCAACACCACCTCCGACAGTCTGGAAACTCCACCGGAAAAGGCTCCCTCTGTCACGGCAGTTGATTGCTCCTTTGGGACCTCGTTGTTCCTCGAAACCCCATTCAAAGCGGATTTGGCGAGCATTCCAATAACACCTCGCTTCCTGATGCCGAATCAGATTGAAAACACGCCTTTGGTAAAGATTGTCCGCGAAGGTATGGAAGCGAATTCCTCGATCAAGAAATCGGGCGACATTCACACGCCCAATTTTCCAATCACTCCGGGTTTGATCAGTACTCCCAAATCCATCAATTCGGTTAGTCCGCATAGCGTTGGCGGAACCGGTGGCTTCAGCTCTCGGCGAACGGATTACTCATCCGGAAGTTCCTACTACAAGCCGGATGAGTCCGAAGATCTGGATAAAAATATTGAGGCCATGTTGCATGGCGAACGGAGAAAGCAGCAACCAGAGGTCGGAGAAGTGTCACTGGAAAAGCAGATGGAAGAAGAGCCGCCACCTCAACCGGAAGTGGCTCCAAATCCCGAAAGCAGCCCTCAAAAAGACGAAGATCATGAAGCGAATGTGAGTGTCTCGTCCtcagattcttccagcagttctggATCGTCGTCGGAATCCAGCTCCAGTGATGCAAGCTCCCCGGAGAATACCCCGGTTAAAGAACAACCCGTGTTCTCCATGCCTAGTCCCGTGAAAACATCTACTCTGTACCTTAATGCCGCGGAAGCTCGTAGGCAGCAACAGGCCGAGCTGGAAGCCAAAAAGCAGCGCACCATTGCCCGTATGAAGAACGCAAAACCCGCTCCACTGAAGAAGACCGAACGAAAATTCGTCGCTCCTCCTGGGTTCAAGTCAAGGAAGGTGATCGTCGCTCGGAAGGAACCTGTTCCGAAAGTAGCACCACCTCCTGTTCCGCCGATGCGTCTAGCCCCGTCCGCTTCCTCCAAGCGAAAAAATCCCACCCCGCGTAAAGTGGTCCTTCTGGAGAAGATCCTTCCTGTGATACCTAAAAAGCACTCTCCCAAACGGAAACCGGAAGTTATTCGGAAATCGCCCCGTTCCTTGATTCCCATTACCGAGCAAGATGTCCAGAGGATACTGACCCCTCGGAAGGACCAGATAATCGAAGGAACGTACGAAAGTGAGAACCTATCGCGTCTACGGTGCACACCGGACATTCCGGATTTGGATCCGGACCGGAAACCGGTGTACGCCTTTCAGAGTCCGGAGCGGGTCGTCATCGCGGAGTCAGACAAATCGAAGGGAACACCCGACTCGAACAAGGAGAATCTTTCTTTGGAAGAGGCGAAGGCACCGGATCCGCCGCAGCAGGTTCCTAAACCGGAAGTGATGAGTGAAAGTGAGGATGATGAAGACTTCGCTTATAATGAGTGTTCGATGGGATCGTGTTATGATGACAGCGAGTGCAAATCGTTTGTGCGGTTAGAATACAACGATAAGAAGGGACAGACTTCCGGGAGACGTTCCGTGGAAGTGCTACCCATGAAGAAGTTCAACATTGTGATGGAGGATCGAAGAATCTGTCTGGAAACGCAAGATCCAATCTTACTGTTCGAAGAATCGCCAAAGAAACTTTCAAGTCCAGCCGCAAGTCCTCTGAAAAAGGACTCATTTTCCAAGACCAGCCGATCCGGTAGTGCTAAGAAGTCGACCAAATCATCATCGAAGCCGTTGGAACCACCGGCTCCGGTAACATCCGTTCCGTCGACGCCTTCGATAAAAGCAAAAATCAAAGTGGTATCGGGATTCGTACGAGATTCTTCACGGCCACGAAGCAATATACGAGCGGCGGCTCGGCTTCAGGCAGCCAAACAGTTccgacagcaacagcagcaacgggAAGCGCTGGCTGCTGCGGCAGTAAGGAAGCAAAAGCCGGACGTCGTTCCTTCTGTGTTGGTGGGCAAGTCCAAGACAAAGCCAGTTCCGGCAGCTTCGTCGGTGGAGGAGAGCAGTGCTGCAGCTAGTAAAGAACTACCGTAA
- the LOC109431575 gene encoding titin isoform X1 — protein MEIIPNSYIARVVLAYLYEEKLNQTANEFCKASPYLREEREFVKKGFRPATCISLKLTALFREYGEIQQKVDQFVERHGVELDIQPDLPLVKKVDRVLTLVKQLRHGRKSLDDGAKKEFRKSAVGAAKRKRGAPSPHPSLSSSTPEVGEPQQKRVCLNAAPAFIVLNDSGRNLSNLSHISPIEDRGDDSTQESGREDDGEEEDGQDKGEAEEDPLDVRKFPSIDLFSQTLLENENYPEKIADLINKGLESSMSTQTDPKEGTSVVREEPPVKEVVVVESEPKTQECQSFNFNFDELISNIVNSAVKDPVFDDILDDISSKAVKTQNGNEEDETTTTPPPETPLKDRLRKTCRKNYNPASAKRSTKKVKVISDVPYYGGIPEGLDVEKSQPAAVTVVKVEPAAPVSESSNIPPETTIVPTEVQPAADQPVPMTSTTQFYVIQPDNTTKLVDINQLQFPAQQSVTSLTDSFGASQPSSTLIPITGTGIPEQTYFINVPSCYLESNNQLPVYFNAYPSSALEPSVSNPTVSYVAEPSPDKFLIFPSSSSETSIISTTANAFVTTSAVSSSYTSTATTTAINRICSSFVPVIPKPEVVPPTTETAVEMIPKVEVRATPQHNFILNTKVRSNSTPSRKASHIRILNFHTPAKQSPLATGTSARVSTPGSAPPSVDARPSRIPALAVERLNPILETSIKQEPSKTPEKLIEDIKPASGPALNPNSVSNTPRVAKDPRTCVRVLSRSTSEEATATTLEEAPKPMVEIPSQAVEEVQRKIPPPRILINDSEMEEWRRIRSVSKSNFDQHLRLMEEQRLQKTTKTPASKRRKKPTVKKAVKRKVTPVSPDEPITTPAKEDESLESMDRTDNSITEIHAQMLEDALASTKKPETEKSPTKTPTKGKTPAKEVDEDDKKQGSKIYVKITPRKKTPAKVSPKRRLSKGEKSAKKRRTSSPRKRQVVEKEEVKETEVVAVVEDKVVVVEVVEKTTVVEVKQIKEPESIEEVAPVPEPIPEPKSEAQPEPEPETPVKVDESSLSQVEETPPEPVPKPVKDHPKLLAKKSSAEYVRKEQEQSASAANTTSDSLETPPEKAPSVTAVDCSFGTSLFLETPFKADLASIPITPRFLMPNQIENTPLVKIVREGMEANSSIKKSGDIHTPNFPITPGLISTPKSINSVSPHSVGGTGGFSSRRTDYSSGSSYYKPDESEDLDKNIEAMLHGERRKQQPEVGEVSLEKQMEEEPPPQPEVAPNPESSPQKDEDHEANVSVSSSDSSSSSGSSSESSSSDASSPENTPVKEQPVFSMPSPVKTSTLYLNAAEARRQQQAELEAKKQRTIARMKNAKPAPLKKTERKFVAPPGFKSRKVIVARKEPVPKVAPPPVPPMRLAPSASSKRKNPTPRKVVLLEKILPVIPKKHSPKRKPEVIRKSPRSLIPITEQDVQRILTPRKDQIIEGTYESENLSRLRCTPDIPDLDPDRKPVYAFQSPERVVIAESDKSKGTPDSNKENLSLEEAKAPDPPQQVPKPEVMSESEDDEDFAYNECSMGSCYDDSECKSFVRLEYNDKKGQTSGRRSVEVLPMKKFNIVMEDRRICLETQDPILLFEESPKKLSSPAASPLKKDSFSKTSRSGSAKKSTKSSSKPLEPPAPVTSVPSTPSIKAKIKVVSGFVRDSSRPRSNIRAAARLQAAKQFRQQQQQREALAAAAVRKQKPDVVPSVLVGKSKTKPVPAASSVEESSAAASKELPVSPSPKMPLKLDMKKKQQQQYQEEQQRRRASSTEEPQSGNTESVVAVADVPKTENEVKETAPTDGGAGAKEVEGEFAIDVILTHIHG, from the coding sequence TGGACCAATTCGTGGAAAGGCACGGTGTGGAGTTGGACATCCAGCCGGATCTGCCGCTGGTTAAAAAGGTGGATCGCGTTCTGACGCTCGTGAAGCAACTGCGTCACGGTAGGAAATCTCTCGATGACGGGGCCAAAAAGGAGTTCCGAAAGTCGGCAGTGGGCGCCGCCAAGCGGAAGCGAGGTGCCCCATCGCCACATCCGTCGCTTTCGAGCAGCACACCGGAAGTGGGCGAGCCGCAGCAGAAGCGAGTGTGCCTTAATGCGGCGCCTGCGTTCATCGTGTTGAATGATAGCGGCAGGAATCTGTCCAATTTGTCGCATATATCGCCGATCGAGGATAGGGGAGACGATAGTACGCAGGAATCCGGTCGGGAGGATGACGGGGAGGAGGAGGACGGACAGGACAAGGGAGAGGCAGAAGAGGATCCGCTGGACGTGAGGAAGTTTCCTTCGATTGATTTGTTTTCCCAGACGCTTTTGGAGAATGAGAACTATCCGGAGAAGATTGCAGATTTGATTAACAAGGGACTGGAATCGTCTATGAGTACCCAAACGGATCCTAAGGAAGGTACAAGTGTCGTTAGAGAAGAGCCACCGGTtaaggaggtggtggtggtggagaGCGAACCCAAGACTCAAGAATGTCAATCGTTCAATTTCAATTTTGACGAGTTGATCTCGAATATTGTGAACAGTGCTGTGAAAGATCCGGTCTTCGATGATATTCTGGACGATATCAGCAGTAAGGCAGTCAAGACGCAGAACGGAAACGAAGAGGATGAAACGACGACGACTCCTCCACCGGAGACGCCGTTGAAAGATAGACTTCGGAAAACCTGCAGAAAGAACTACAACCCAGCTTCAGCGAAGCGATCTACTAAAAAGGTGAAGGTCATTTCGGATGTTCCGTactatggaggaatcccggaagggttGGACGTGGAGAAATCTCAGCCAGCAGCGGTGACTGTTGTGAAGGTTGAACCAGCTGCGCCGGTTTCGGAAAGCTCGAATATACCACCGGAAACGACGATCGTTCCGACGGAAGTTCAACCTGCAGCCGATCAACCTGTCCCTATGACTTCAACCACCCAATTCTACGTTATTCAACCGGACAACACTACCAAGTTGGTCGATATCAACCAGTTGCAGTTCCCCGCGCAGCAATCAGTGACCAGCCTGACGGATTCATTTGGAGCGTCACAACCGTCAAGCACTTTAATTCCCATCACCGGAACCGGTATTCCGGAACAAACCTATTTCATCAATGTTCCGAGTTGTTATCTCGAGTCGAATAATCAGCTTCCGGTATATTTCAACGCTTACCCGTCTTCGGCGCTAGAGCCATCCGTAAGCAATCCGACCGTCTCCTATGTGGCCGAACCTAGTCCCGATAAGTTCCTTATATTTCCATCCTCTTCCTCGGAGACCTCAATCATCAGTACTACGGCGAACGCTTTCGTTACCACGTCAGCCGTTAGCAGCTCGTATACATCAACCGCGACAACTACCGCCATCAACCGAATCTGTTCGTCGTTTGTTCCTGTGATTCCCAAACCGGAAGTCGTCCCCCCAACTACCGAAACCGCTGTCGAGATGATTCCCAAAGTGGAAGTCCGCGCCACTCCTCAGCACAATTTCATCCTGAACACCAAAGTCCGCAGCAACTCCACTCCCAGTCGCAAAGCATCTCACATCCGGATTCTGAATTTCCACACACCTGCCAAACAATCGCCCTTGGCAACTGGAACTTCCGCCCGGGTGTCAACTCCCGGTTCTGCCCCTCCGTCAGTCGATGCGCGACCCAGTCGTATCCCAGCTCTGGCGGTGGAGCGCCTCAATCCCATCCTCGAGACCAGCATCAAACAGGAACcatccaaaacccccgaaaagctGATCGAAGACATCAAGCCCGCTTCCGGTCCTGCTCTGAATCCGAACTCCGTCTCAAACACGCCTCGCGTAGCCAAAGATCCTCGAACGTGCGTCCGTGTTTTGTCTCGATCGACCAGCGAGGAAGCCACGGCCACGACCCTCGAGGAAGCCCCCAAACCCATGGTCGAAATTCCCTCCCAAGCCGTGGAGGAAGTGCAGCGGAAGATTCCCCCGCCTCGGATACTGATCAACGACTCGGAAATGGAAGAATGGCGCCGGATCCGGTCGGTGTCCAAGTCCAACTTCGATCAGCATCTGCGACTGATGGAGGAACAACGGCTGCAGAAAACCACTAAGACACCGGCTTCGAAGCGGCGCAAGAAACCGACTGTCAAAAAAGCGGTCAAGCGGAAGGTCACTCCAGTTTCCCCGGATGAACCGATCACGACGCCGGCCAAGGAGGACGAATCGCTGGAGTCGATGGATAGAACCGATAATAGTATTACCGAAATCCACGCGCAGATGCTGGAGGACGCACTGGCCTCGACGAAGAAACCGGAAACGGAAAAGTCTCCCACCAAAACGCCGACCAAGGGGAAAACTCCGGCTAAAGAAGTCGACGAGGATGACAAAAAACAGGGAAGCAAGATCTACGTCAAAATCACTCCTAGAAAGAAAACTCCGGCCAAGGTGAGTCCGAAACGGAGGTTGTCCAAGGGGGAGAAATCGGCGAAAAAACGGAGGACGAGTAGTCCACGGAAGAGGCAAGTGGTTGAGAAGGAGGAAGTGAAGGAAACGGAAGTGGTAGCCGTGGTGGAGGATAAGGTGGTGGTGGTTGAAGTGGTTGAGAAGACTACGGTGGTGGAAGTGAAACAGATCAAGGAACCGGAATCGATCGAAGAGGTTGCACCAGTGCCGGAACCAATACCCGAGCCAAAATCAGAAGCACAACCGGAACCAGAACCGGAAACACCGGTTAAAGTAGATGAAAGTTCCTTATCTCAAGTGGAGGAGACACCCCCGGAACCGGTGCCAAAACCTGTGAAAGATCATCCAAAACTTCTGGCAAAGAAATCCAGCGCAGAATATGTCCGTAAGGAGCAAGAGCAATCGGCTTCTGCAGCCAACACCACCTCCGACAGTCTGGAAACTCCACCGGAAAAGGCTCCCTCTGTCACGGCAGTTGATTGCTCCTTTGGGACCTCGTTGTTCCTCGAAACCCCATTCAAAGCGGATTTGGCGAGCATTCCAATAACACCTCGCTTCCTGATGCCGAATCAGATTGAAAACACGCCTTTGGTAAAGATTGTCCGCGAAGGTATGGAAGCGAATTCCTCGATCAAGAAATCGGGCGACATTCACACGCCCAATTTTCCAATCACTCCGGGTTTGATCAGTACTCCCAAATCCATCAATTCGGTTAGTCCGCATAGCGTTGGCGGAACCGGTGGCTTCAGCTCTCGGCGAACGGATTACTCATCCGGAAGTTCCTACTACAAGCCGGATGAGTCCGAAGATCTGGATAAAAATATTGAGGCCATGTTGCATGGCGAACGGAGAAAGCAGCAACCAGAGGTCGGAGAAGTGTCACTGGAAAAGCAGATGGAAGAAGAGCCGCCACCTCAACCGGAAGTGGCTCCAAATCCCGAAAGCAGCCCTCAAAAAGACGAAGATCATGAAGCGAATGTGAGTGTCTCGTCCtcagattcttccagcagttctggATCGTCGTCGGAATCCAGCTCCAGTGATGCAAGCTCCCCGGAGAATACCCCGGTTAAAGAACAACCCGTGTTCTCCATGCCTAGTCCCGTGAAAACATCTACTCTGTACCTTAATGCCGCGGAAGCTCGTAGGCAGCAACAGGCCGAGCTGGAAGCCAAAAAGCAGCGCACCATTGCCCGTATGAAGAACGCAAAACCCGCTCCACTGAAGAAGACCGAACGAAAATTCGTCGCTCCTCCTGGGTTCAAGTCAAGGAAGGTGATCGTCGCTCGGAAGGAACCTGTTCCGAAAGTAGCACCACCTCCTGTTCCGCCGATGCGTCTAGCCCCGTCCGCTTCCTCCAAGCGAAAAAATCCCACCCCGCGTAAAGTGGTCCTTCTGGAGAAGATCCTTCCTGTGATACCTAAAAAGCACTCTCCCAAACGGAAACCGGAAGTTATTCGGAAATCGCCCCGTTCCTTGATTCCCATTACCGAGCAAGATGTCCAGAGGATACTGACCCCTCGGAAGGACCAGATAATCGAAGGAACGTACGAAAGTGAGAACCTATCGCGTCTACGGTGCACACCGGACATTCCGGATTTGGATCCGGACCGGAAACCGGTGTACGCCTTTCAGAGTCCGGAGCGGGTCGTCATCGCGGAGTCAGACAAATCGAAGGGAACACCCGACTCGAACAAGGAGAATCTTTCTTTGGAAGAGGCGAAGGCACCGGATCCGCCGCAGCAGGTTCCTAAACCGGAAGTGATGAGTGAAAGTGAGGATGATGAAGACTTCGCTTATAATGAGTGTTCGATGGGATCGTGTTATGATGACAGCGAGTGCAAATCGTTTGTGCGGTTAGAATACAACGATAAGAAGGGACAGACTTCCGGGAGACGTTCCGTGGAAGTGCTACCCATGAAGAAGTTCAACATTGTGATGGAGGATCGAAGAATCTGTCTGGAAACGCAAGATCCAATCTTACTGTTCGAAGAATCGCCAAAGAAACTTTCAAGTCCAGCCGCAAGTCCTCTGAAAAAGGACTCATTTTCCAAGACCAGCCGATCCGGTAGTGCTAAGAAGTCGACCAAATCATCATCGAAGCCGTTGGAACCACCGGCTCCGGTAACATCCGTTCCGTCGACGCCTTCGATAAAAGCAAAAATCAAAGTGGTATCGGGATTCGTACGAGATTCTTCACGGCCACGAAGCAATATACGAGCGGCGGCTCGGCTTCAGGCAGCCAAACAGTTccgacagcaacagcagcaacgggAAGCGCTGGCTGCTGCGGCAGTAAGGAAGCAAAAGCCGGACGTCGTTCCTTCTGTGTTGGTGGGCAAGTCCAAGACAAAGCCAGTTCCGGCAGCTTCGTCGGTGGAGGAGAGCAGTGCTGCAGCTAGTAAAGAACTACC